A genomic stretch from Coffea arabica cultivar ET-39 chromosome 10c, Coffea Arabica ET-39 HiFi, whole genome shotgun sequence includes:
- the LOC113714592 gene encoding isoamylase 3, chloroplastic isoform X2, which produces MTEVIPSLRVSPGQAHPLGASELENGVNFAIFSQHATSVTLCLQLPQSREKLDTLHGEMIELTLDPQVNRTGDIWHICVEDLPRSNVLYGYYMDGPKDWSQGHRFDRSILLIDPYAKLVEGRRVFGDLNNRGSQFLGTFDFDTLPFDWGDGYKLPNIPEKDLVIYEMNVRGFTADESSGLDPSIRGSYLGVIEKIPHLLELGINAVELLPAFEFDELEFQRRRNPRDHMINTWGYSTINFFAPMSRYASAGGGPVSASREFKEMVKALHGAGIEVILDVVYNHTNEADDENPYTTSFRGIDNKIYYMVDLNNGGQLLNFSGCGNTFNCNHPVVMEFILDSLRHWVTEYHIDGFRFDLASVLCRGADGSPLNAPPLVRAIAKDSILSRCKIIAEPWDCGGLYLVGSFPNWDRWAEWNGVYRDDVRKFIKGDAGMKGSFASRMAGSADLYRVNKRKPCHSINFVIAHDGFTLYDLVSYNTKHNDANGEGGNDGSNDNFSWNCGAEGETADPKIQALRSRQMKNFHLALMASQGVPMMLMGDEYGHTRYGNNNSYGHDTAINHFQWGHLEAKNDHFRFFSELIKFRNRHHVFRRENFIGKSQVTWHEDNWDNAESKFLAFTLHDENGDDVYLVFNAHDYFVKVGIPSPPQKRQWFRVVDTNLESPDDVVLEGVPGIGTRYNVAPYSSVLLKAKKK; this is translated from the exons ATGACAGAGGTCATTCCTTCGCTAAGAGTTTCCCCAGGTCAGGCACATCCACTTGGAGCATCAGAGCTTGAGAATGGTGTTAATTTTGCCATTTTTTCTCAGCATGCAACTTCAGTCACGCTTTGCTTGCAACTTCCTCAGAG TCGGGAAAAGCTTGACACCTTGCATGGAGAGATGATTGAATTGACGCTGGATCCTCAAGTGAATCGAACTGGAGATATATGGCACATTTGTGTTGAG GATTTGCCTCGCAGCAATGTCCTGTATGGCTACTACATGGATGGTCCTAAAGATTGGAGTCAAGGTCATCGATTTGATAGAAGCATTCTGCTGATTGATCCCTATGCTAAGCTTGTTGAAGGCCGGCGAGTTTTTGGAGATCTTAACAATAGAGGGTCACAGTTTTTAGGAACTTTTGACTTTGATACCTTGCCATTTGACTGGGGTGACGGTTACAAGCTTCCCAATATACCCGAG AAAGATCTTGttatatatgaaatgaatgtcCGGGGTTTTACAGCCGATGAATCTAGTGGATTGGATCCAAGCATACGTGGCAGCTACCTTGGTGTGATTGAAAAG ATACCTCATCTCTTAGAGCTTGGCATAAATGCTGTAGAATTGCTGCCTGCCtttgagtttgatgaattggaGTTCCAAAGGCGCCGTAATCCTAGAGATCACATG ATCAACACGTGGGGTTATTCAACTATAAATTTCTTTGCACCTATGAGTCGCTATGCAAGTGCCGGTGGGGGACCTGTCAGTGCTTCTAGAGAGTTCAAAGAAATGGTTAAGGCACTACATGGTGCAGGAATAGAG GTCATTTTGGATGTTGTTTATAACCATACAAATGAGGCTGATGATGAGAACCCATATACTACCTCTTTCCGTGGGATAGATAACAAG ATTTATTACATGGTGGATTTGAACAATGgtggtcagctgttgaactttTCAGGCTGTG GGAACACATTCAACTGCAATCATCCTGTGGTCATGGAGTTTATACTTGATAGCTTGAGGCACTG GGTCACAGAGTATCATATCGATGGATTTCGCTTTGATCTAGCCAGCGTTCTTTGTCGAGGAGCTGATGGTTCTCCACTTAATGCTCCCCCACTTGTTAGA GCAATTGCTAAAGATAGTATCCTATCACGGTGTAAGATTATTGCAGAACCTTGGGATTGTGGAGGTCTTTATCTTGTTGGAAGTTTTCCAAATTGGGATAG gtGGGCCGAGTGGAATGGTGTATACCGTGACGATGTTAGAAAGTTTATAAAG GGTGATGCTGGAATGAAAGGGAGTTTTGCAAGTAGAATGGCAGGTTCTGCTGATCTTTACAGA GTCAACAAGCGCAAGCCTTGTCACAGTATCAATTTTGTTATTGCACATGATGGGTTTACGCTATATGATCTTGTTTCATATAACACTAAG CATAATGATGCAAATGGAGAAGGTGGCAATGATGGAAGCAATGACAACTTCAGCTGGAATTGCGGAGCTGAAG GAGAAACTGCAGACCCAAAAATTCAGGCACTACGTTCCCGTCAAATGAAAAATTTCCATTTAGCACTAATGGCATCACAG GGGGTACCAATGATGCTCATGGGGGATGAATATGGACATACTCGTTACGGTAATAACAACAGCTATGGCCATGATACTGCTATCAACCATTTCCAGTGGGGACAT TTGGAGGCCAAGAATGATCACTTCAGGTTTTTCTCGGAGTTAATAAAATTTCGCAACCGGCATCATGTTTTTAGAAGAGAAAATTTTATTGGGAAG AGTCAGGTGACATGGCATGAAGACAACTGGGACAATGCAGAAAGTAAATTTTTGGCATTTAC GCTTCATGATGAGAATGGAGACGATGTTTACCTTGTATTCAATGCACATGATTATTTTGTTAAAGTTGGAATACCATCTCCACCACAAAAAAGACAGTGGTTCAGAGTG GTAGACACAAATCTGGAATCGCCAGATGATGTCGTGCTCGAAGGTGTTCCGGGAATTGGGACTAGATACAATGTTGCACCTTACTCTTCGGTGCTTCTTAAAGCAAAAAAGAAGTGA
- the LOC113714592 gene encoding isoamylase 3, chloroplastic isoform X1 — MMKNMMVLSSSATFISSNFYPSFLLPFHHSSSVMGLKCCKRASGENSSHRFSSKIEDYGKIRFPDVYAPRAQQQQQQLIEEEAPPMTEVIPSLRVSPGQAHPLGASELENGVNFAIFSQHATSVTLCLQLPQSREKLDTLHGEMIELTLDPQVNRTGDIWHICVEDLPRSNVLYGYYMDGPKDWSQGHRFDRSILLIDPYAKLVEGRRVFGDLNNRGSQFLGTFDFDTLPFDWGDGYKLPNIPEKDLVIYEMNVRGFTADESSGLDPSIRGSYLGVIEKIPHLLELGINAVELLPAFEFDELEFQRRRNPRDHMINTWGYSTINFFAPMSRYASAGGGPVSASREFKEMVKALHGAGIEVILDVVYNHTNEADDENPYTTSFRGIDNKIYYMVDLNNGGQLLNFSGCGNTFNCNHPVVMEFILDSLRHWVTEYHIDGFRFDLASVLCRGADGSPLNAPPLVRAIAKDSILSRCKIIAEPWDCGGLYLVGSFPNWDRWAEWNGVYRDDVRKFIKGDAGMKGSFASRMAGSADLYRVNKRKPCHSINFVIAHDGFTLYDLVSYNTKHNDANGEGGNDGSNDNFSWNCGAEGETADPKIQALRSRQMKNFHLALMASQGVPMMLMGDEYGHTRYGNNNSYGHDTAINHFQWGHLEAKNDHFRFFSELIKFRNRHHVFRRENFIGKSQVTWHEDNWDNAESKFLAFTLHDENGDDVYLVFNAHDYFVKVGIPSPPQKRQWFRVVDTNLESPDDVVLEGVPGIGTRYNVAPYSSVLLKAKKK, encoded by the exons ATGATGAAGAATATGATGGTGCTTTCCAGTTCTGCTACATTCATTTCTAGTAATTTCTACCCTTCTTTCCTGTTGCCATTTCACCACTCCTCCTCCGTCATGGG TTTGAAGTGTTGTAAAAGAGCATCGGGGGAAAATTCTTCCCACAGATTTTCTAGCAAG ATAGAAGATTATGGCAAAATCAGATTTCCTGATGTATATGCTCCTCGAGCCCAACAACAACAGCAGCAATTGATTGAG GAAGAAGCTCCACCAATGACAGAGGTCATTCCTTCGCTAAGAGTTTCCCCAGGTCAGGCACATCCACTTGGAGCATCAGAGCTTGAGAATGGTGTTAATTTTGCCATTTTTTCTCAGCATGCAACTTCAGTCACGCTTTGCTTGCAACTTCCTCAGAG TCGGGAAAAGCTTGACACCTTGCATGGAGAGATGATTGAATTGACGCTGGATCCTCAAGTGAATCGAACTGGAGATATATGGCACATTTGTGTTGAG GATTTGCCTCGCAGCAATGTCCTGTATGGCTACTACATGGATGGTCCTAAAGATTGGAGTCAAGGTCATCGATTTGATAGAAGCATTCTGCTGATTGATCCCTATGCTAAGCTTGTTGAAGGCCGGCGAGTTTTTGGAGATCTTAACAATAGAGGGTCACAGTTTTTAGGAACTTTTGACTTTGATACCTTGCCATTTGACTGGGGTGACGGTTACAAGCTTCCCAATATACCCGAG AAAGATCTTGttatatatgaaatgaatgtcCGGGGTTTTACAGCCGATGAATCTAGTGGATTGGATCCAAGCATACGTGGCAGCTACCTTGGTGTGATTGAAAAG ATACCTCATCTCTTAGAGCTTGGCATAAATGCTGTAGAATTGCTGCCTGCCtttgagtttgatgaattggaGTTCCAAAGGCGCCGTAATCCTAGAGATCACATG ATCAACACGTGGGGTTATTCAACTATAAATTTCTTTGCACCTATGAGTCGCTATGCAAGTGCCGGTGGGGGACCTGTCAGTGCTTCTAGAGAGTTCAAAGAAATGGTTAAGGCACTACATGGTGCAGGAATAGAG GTCATTTTGGATGTTGTTTATAACCATACAAATGAGGCTGATGATGAGAACCCATATACTACCTCTTTCCGTGGGATAGATAACAAG ATTTATTACATGGTGGATTTGAACAATGgtggtcagctgttgaactttTCAGGCTGTG GGAACACATTCAACTGCAATCATCCTGTGGTCATGGAGTTTATACTTGATAGCTTGAGGCACTG GGTCACAGAGTATCATATCGATGGATTTCGCTTTGATCTAGCCAGCGTTCTTTGTCGAGGAGCTGATGGTTCTCCACTTAATGCTCCCCCACTTGTTAGA GCAATTGCTAAAGATAGTATCCTATCACGGTGTAAGATTATTGCAGAACCTTGGGATTGTGGAGGTCTTTATCTTGTTGGAAGTTTTCCAAATTGGGATAG gtGGGCCGAGTGGAATGGTGTATACCGTGACGATGTTAGAAAGTTTATAAAG GGTGATGCTGGAATGAAAGGGAGTTTTGCAAGTAGAATGGCAGGTTCTGCTGATCTTTACAGA GTCAACAAGCGCAAGCCTTGTCACAGTATCAATTTTGTTATTGCACATGATGGGTTTACGCTATATGATCTTGTTTCATATAACACTAAG CATAATGATGCAAATGGAGAAGGTGGCAATGATGGAAGCAATGACAACTTCAGCTGGAATTGCGGAGCTGAAG GAGAAACTGCAGACCCAAAAATTCAGGCACTACGTTCCCGTCAAATGAAAAATTTCCATTTAGCACTAATGGCATCACAG GGGGTACCAATGATGCTCATGGGGGATGAATATGGACATACTCGTTACGGTAATAACAACAGCTATGGCCATGATACTGCTATCAACCATTTCCAGTGGGGACAT TTGGAGGCCAAGAATGATCACTTCAGGTTTTTCTCGGAGTTAATAAAATTTCGCAACCGGCATCATGTTTTTAGAAGAGAAAATTTTATTGGGAAG AGTCAGGTGACATGGCATGAAGACAACTGGGACAATGCAGAAAGTAAATTTTTGGCATTTAC GCTTCATGATGAGAATGGAGACGATGTTTACCTTGTATTCAATGCACATGATTATTTTGTTAAAGTTGGAATACCATCTCCACCACAAAAAAGACAGTGGTTCAGAGTG GTAGACACAAATCTGGAATCGCCAGATGATGTCGTGCTCGAAGGTGTTCCGGGAATTGGGACTAGATACAATGTTGCACCTTACTCTTCGGTGCTTCTTAAAGCAAAAAAGAAGTGA